From the Rhodococcus opacus B4 genome, the window GGCGAGTCTGCCCGGCACGTCTCGACGTGGCACCGTGCCCGCGCATCTGTTCGCCTACCAACTCGAGTACGGAGTGATCCCGAGGCTGGGGTGGTCCGGTGCCGATGACGCGGTGCTGTGCCATCAATGCGACTTCGCCGGTTGCGTCAATCCACACCACATGCGCTTGGGCACCAACGCCGTCAATCGCACCGAGTACTACCTGCGGCGACGGAACCTGGCCAGTCCACTCGCCGACATCCGCGGTCCCGCCGGGCGCACCCGCGCCGTCGCCGCCGCTGTCCGCGCCGGCCTCGCGAACGGCGACGAATCCGACGGCATCGAGTTACGGATCCGCCGCGCCGAAGCCGCCGGCCTGCCACTCACTCTTTGGTGATTCTCGGTGCGTCGCACAGACCCAGGTGCACGCACACGGCTGATGCGCAGAGGGTGTTCGGGGCTCGATGCCCCGAACACCCTCCATCCCCTCCCTGACGGGCCCCCGGAACTCCGCACTTCCGGGGGCGCGCCGTTTCATGACTAGGTGATGTCGATGTCTTCGGGGCGCAGTTCGCCGCTGATCACCTTCTCCACATTCGAGAGGGTGTGCCCGTTCTCGGTGAGCATCGCGAGGTACTCGCTGAC encodes:
- a CDS encoding HNH endonuclease, yielding MPVPSPHAEDEQLALIGQPQPVRVPARLWRSWLTEPTIVARFEAKIYRRADELCTVWTGSVSSTGHGSFRAASLPGTSRRGTVPAHLFAYQLEYGVIPRLGWSGADDAVLCHQCDFAGCVNPHHMRLGTNAVNRTEYYLRRRNLASPLADIRGPAGRTRAVAAAVRAGLANGDESDGIELRIRRAEAAGLPLTLW